DNA from Bacillus sp. 2205SS5-2:
AATTGTTTTGGAGGCCATCAAAATTGCGGATGACCGGAATCGACGAACGTTTGGATTTGTAGAATATCTTCTTCGAGAATGGGCGGACAAAAAGTTAACCCGTCTGACCCACATACAAACCTATGAAAATTCAAAATTCCAGGTGAAATCATGTCAAAGTAATGGCGCGGTGGGCAGGGATGTTCCTAGAGAGAATGAATTCACATTTGATTTATCAGCGGGCGAAGGAGGGAGATGGGATTGACGGCAGAAAAAGCATTCATCGGTAGCATCTTAAAAGCCAATTACTTGTTGAAAGATACCGTGCTCCAACCATATCATTTTGAAGACATGCGACATCGAAGTATTTTTCAAAAAATGAACGAGCTGAGTCAAAATGGAAAGGCGACTGATGTCATCACCTTATCCACTTTGACCAATCTTGAAAATATTGGCGGCATTACCTATCTGAATGATCTCCAATCCTATGCAAATGTGGAAAAGTTCGAGGATTTTGAAGTCCTCGTGTTAACTGCATGGAAAGAACGTGAAAAGCGGAACATCTTAACAAGAGCGAAAGAGGAAGATTGGGAGATTGATCAAGTCGTTTCGTCGCTAGATGCCATTAACCAATCAAAACTAGAAGATTACTCGTCGATTCAAACTGAAATAACCAAAATTTTTGAAGCCCCCTGGCAAGATGAGACCGAAGAAAAGAGTGTTACCACAGGAATCATCAAATTAAATCAATACACCAATGGGTGGCAGGACGGAGAGGTAACCATCATCGCTGCCCGACCGTCCATGGGAAAAACAGATGTACTCATTCATTTGGCAAAACAAGCGGGCTGGCAAGGTAATATGCCGATAATCTTTTCCCTCGAAATGGCGGCACGGAGTATCACAAACCGATTGATTGCTTCAACCGGAAGCTTTAACCGAATTCGCTTGAGGAATCTAGCCAATGGTTTATCGGATAAACAGAAACAGGAATGGCCAACGGTGTTAGGTCTCATATCCACAACAAATATCGTGATCTTCGATGAAGCAGGTCAAACGATTTCAGCGATGAGAGCGAAAACAAGAAGATTGATTCACCAACAACAAAAAAAGCCTGTTATCTTCATCGATTACCTCACCTTAATACGTTCGACAGATTCCTTCGGTGGGAACCTCCATCTCCAAGTAACCGAGATATCCAAAAACTTAAAAGCACTAGCGAAAGAATTCAACTGTCCCGTTATTTGTCTCGCACAGCTCAGTCGCTCTGTTGAAAAACGAGCAGATAAAAGACCCCTTATGTCGGATATTCGCGAATCGGGAAGCGTCGAACAGGACGCTGACATCATCATCTTTTTGTATCGAGAGAAATATTACGACAAAGCGTCTAACAGCGAAATTTTAGAAATGATCATTGCAAAAAATCGAAATGGTCCAGTGGGAACTGTACCAACCCGCTATAACGAACATACAGGAGAGGTCAAAGATGTCCTCGATTCGCGAATTATATGAATCCAGTATTGAATATGAACACGTAACATTGGCCCACTGCATTCTGCATCTTCTACAAGAGGGCAAAGTCTCATTAGAAGATGATGAATCTATGTTAGATCTATCGTTAGCAAACTCGGAACAACTGGACAATATGATTGAGAACAATCTTCTGGGTTTTAGCCAAGTTCGGATTTTTTCCCTCAAGCAAAAGAAAAACACATTTGCTTTTATCTATGCCAAGTTCAAAGGGGAGGCTAGGAAGCATTTTAGGGAAACATTGAAGACAACACCGATCAACTGTCATGAGTATCCGCTTGATTTTGAAATGGTAAAAGGGAATCGAGTGGTTTCTTTTCGGGAGATGAAGAAGGAGTTTGATTGTTTTCCGGTGATGGTTGGGGTTTATGAAAGGGGGAGGGTTTATGGTGCCTGACCCCTACCGTAGTAAAATGGAAACGTGGCGTTGATTTTTAGCAAACCCCGTACGAAGAACCTTATCAACTAAACGATAAGGTTCTTTTTTATATTTTTATATAATGATAGTATAAGGAAGAAAACAACTTTTTTAAAAAAACATAGGAGAATCCTCCATGCAGATATCCAAAAACTCTTAAAGGATGGAATTCCAGAAATTATTGAAGCAGCTGGAAAGAAATTTTAAACTAAAATCCTTTCTGAACAAGAATACATAATCTAATTGGAAAATAATAGTTTTGAAAAATTGCAGGTATATTGTGATGCCAAAACAAGGGAAGTGGCATCGGGAATGCTGGTTGGTTTGAGGTGATTTGTTCACGATTTTTCTATGGTTCGTTGAACAACGATGGAACAAGTTGAAGATGTTCGCAGTCTAAAAGCCGACAAGAGAAGCAGCTTTGGAGAGGAAATTTTCTTGGTTGAGGTAAGGAGTAAGGGATGAGCCATAAATTAAAGGTAGGAGAGCTGAAAGAAGAATATTTAACAGATGAAGAGATTTGGCGAATCTTCACTTTCGTCCTGTCGAGTAAGTCAGTTAAATCGTCCACATATAAGTATGCACTAATCAAAGCACTGATAGAAAACCTGTATCAAATAAATGAACAATTTGAAGTTAGCTATAATCAACTAGCGTACACCTTTACGAAAGTGTATTGGAATTTAATCATCCATAACCAGTTGACTCAACATAATCGTGGAAATAATGCGAGAGTCGTGTCCATTATTCAAGAGGGGCAGAGTAAATACGGTATTCCTTCTGAAATGGTTTTTGACAAACTGACTGACTCCGTACAAGTAAAACTAGTCAGTAAAGTGAAAACAACAATGAAGGTCAATGTTTTTGGTGCACTATATGGGGATACAGGAGGGAAATTTTATGCCTTTGATCATCAAACAGAAAGGGTACGATTTAATCCCTCCGTTCATACCTTTATGCTAAACTACCAGCGCCTGATCATTAGTCTAACCAATTACCATATGTCCGCCATGATTGAAGAGCTGAATGAAGTACCAAGCATTAACTACCTTCTTGGTAAAGTAGAGAGCATTGCCAAACGGTCTACCCTTAAACCTTTTGAAAAAATCCTACTCTCCCACTTTGAAGCACGTTGCTTCTATTGTCATAAGCCGTTAAGCGGACAAAAGAGAGAAACGCATGTCGATCACTTCATACCGTGGTCTTTTGTTCAATCAGATCAGATTTGGAACCTCGTGTTATCTTGTCACAAGTGCAATCGTTCAAAGAGTGATAAGTTACCTGAACGAGGGTTTTTGGATACAATCATGGAGCGGAATGAAGCGTTTTCTGTCCCCGGTGCTGAAGGTGAACTTGAAGGACTGATGCAGAATTATAACGAAAAGAAAATCATTTTGCTTTATGAATACTCTGTTAAGAATGGGTTTGATGAGATATGGATTCCGTAGAGGGCTCAAAAAATTGTATCTGATATTGAGATTATTGATTTGGATTTAATGGAGAGAGATAGCAGAATCCGATAGAGTAAAAGCTTTAATGAATATAGACAAAAAGAGGAGGGTAATATGCCGAAAAAATCAGAGAAAACATTGAGTGGTCTTAAACTGAATTTCTTTCAGTGGACGGAAAATGAAATACGCATCACGATTCAAAATCCCCATGAAGGAAAGCACGCACTGATTTCAAGCGTAGAACATACAAATCGTCACCATGGTAAAAACAAGGCTAGAACCCATAACAATATGTTTCATTTCTGTAAAGAAGTTTTACAAGCGAATGGGAAATGGAAAGAAATCAAAGAATCCAATCTTGGAAAGAAACAAAAACTCTCAGAAAAATGGGAGATTGATCTTGACAATAAGTTTGGATTTATTTATCTTACTACCAATCTCTTAAATGGCATGAAATATGTTGGGAAGCATTCAAGGAATGATGATACATACCTAGGAAGTGGTGTTCGTTTAAAGGAAGCGATTGAAGAACAAGGGGAAGAAAACTTTGAGAGAGAGATCATTGCTTACGCCTATTCAGCAGTGCAACTCAATGAGCTTGAAAAAATGTATATTGACACCTTTCATGCGGTGGACGATCCATCTTTTTATAACTTAGCCCCTGGTGGTGATGGATGGTACGAGCAGAAGAAAACGATAGAGTAATTGATGAGTAGGAGAGGAAGCAATGAATTCTGTGTTTGATTTTTGAAGCGATAAGTGAAAGGCACTATTCCTATTCATTTTCTGTTGTTTTTAAATAAAGTTTCCCATTTAAAAAATTCCGTTCGTCTGTAAAAATGATTGATCAAAATAGTGTAAACTATAGTTAAAATCGGATAGGAAGTGGTCCCATGTACGAGTCCAAGCACCTTTTAAAAGAAGAGATTCATAAACGTTATTTGTTATTAGATGGGGAGTTTAATGATATATCTGATGATCTTAGAGATACATATGATAAGGATGTAGACCGGACACCAGGTGAAATAATTGCTTACCAACTCGGGTGGCTAAATCTCGTCATGAGCTGGGACAGGGATGAGCGCGCTGGAAAAGAAGTGGTAACCCCATCTTCTGAATACAAATGGAACCAATTAGGTGCGCTCTATCAATCGTTTTATAACGACTATTCGCATTTTTCGTTAACTGATCTTCGTCAAGAATTCAAAAAAGTAGAGCAACAATTCCAGTCTTGGATTGATACCCTTACTACCGAAGAATTATATACTCAAGGCACTTTAAAATGGACAGGAAGTAACCCGAAATGGCCTGCTATAAGATTTATTCACATCAATTCTGTTGCACCATTTAAATCATTCAGAACAAAAATAAGAAAGTGGAAAAAGAATCAATTGTAAAATGGCAATAGTTGATACCAAACCCTTTTTACCAGGGGGACAGTCCCTCTGGTACTCTGAAAGTCGATATGCAGATGTATATTTAAATTCTAATCTTCCATTTTTCTTTATTGAGGCTACAACGTCTTATCGCCCTTT
Protein-coding regions in this window:
- a CDS encoding replicative DNA helicase, with amino-acid sequence MGLTAEKAFIGSILKANYLLKDTVLQPYHFEDMRHRSIFQKMNELSQNGKATDVITLSTLTNLENIGGITYLNDLQSYANVEKFEDFEVLVLTAWKEREKRNILTRAKEEDWEIDQVVSSLDAINQSKLEDYSSIQTEITKIFEAPWQDETEEKSVTTGIIKLNQYTNGWQDGEVTIIAARPSMGKTDVLIHLAKQAGWQGNMPIIFSLEMAARSITNRLIASTGSFNRIRLRNLANGLSDKQKQEWPTVLGLISTTNIVIFDEAGQTISAMRAKTRRLIHQQQKKPVIFIDYLTLIRSTDSFGGNLHLQVTEISKNLKALAKEFNCPVICLAQLSRSVEKRADKRPLMSDIRESGSVEQDADIIIFLYREKYYDKASNSEILEMIIAKNRNGPVGTVPTRYNEHTGEVKDVLDSRII
- a CDS encoding HNH endonuclease domain-containing protein — protein: MSHKLKVGELKEEYLTDEEIWRIFTFVLSSKSVKSSTYKYALIKALIENLYQINEQFEVSYNQLAYTFTKVYWNLIIHNQLTQHNRGNNARVVSIIQEGQSKYGIPSEMVFDKLTDSVQVKLVSKVKTTMKVNVFGALYGDTGGKFYAFDHQTERVRFNPSVHTFMLNYQRLIISLTNYHMSAMIEELNEVPSINYLLGKVESIAKRSTLKPFEKILLSHFEARCFYCHKPLSGQKRETHVDHFIPWSFVQSDQIWNLVLSCHKCNRSKSDKLPERGFLDTIMERNEAFSVPGAEGELEGLMQNYNEKKIILLYEYSVKNGFDEIWIP
- a CDS encoding GIY-YIG nuclease family protein, which translates into the protein MPKKSEKTLSGLKLNFFQWTENEIRITIQNPHEGKHALISSVEHTNRHHGKNKARTHNNMFHFCKEVLQANGKWKEIKESNLGKKQKLSEKWEIDLDNKFGFIYLTTNLLNGMKYVGKHSRNDDTYLGSGVRLKEAIEEQGEENFEREIIAYAYSAVQLNELEKMYIDTFHAVDDPSFYNLAPGGDGWYEQKKTIE
- a CDS encoding ClbS/DfsB family four-helix bundle protein; amino-acid sequence: MYESKHLLKEEIHKRYLLLDGEFNDISDDLRDTYDKDVDRTPGEIIAYQLGWLNLVMSWDRDERAGKEVVTPSSEYKWNQLGALYQSFYNDYSHFSLTDLRQEFKKVEQQFQSWIDTLTTEELYTQGTLKWTGSNPKWPAIRFIHINSVAPFKSFRTKIRKWKKNQL